In the genome of Pungitius pungitius chromosome 5, fPunPun2.1, whole genome shotgun sequence, the window CCCACATAGTAGTACATTAAACTCTAGATGTTAAAGTTGTACTAGTACATTAAACTCTAGATATTGTACTAGAGTATAATACAGTTTACTTAGATGTCATATATGAGTTGTACATAAAATCAGCCGTTACCCCCCCGGACGGCCTGGTACACCCGCTCCGGGTCCCTCATCAGCCCGCAGAGCGACACCAAGGCCCGCAGCCGCACGTCCGCTTCCGGTCGCGTCAGCTCACCGAACAGCTGCGGCACCGCCAGCCGGCCGAAGGCGACCGGGGCCCGGGTCCAGAGCTTCGGGGGACCGGTCATCCGCCCGCCTATGACCAACGAAACAGGCTAGTGAGAGAGCTAAGCTAGCCCTGAGCTAAGTGGGCTAAGTGGGCCGAGGGAACGGGGAGAAATGCAGCAACGCCGTTGCTTAGTAACCATATTTAGGAGGTTGGTGTAAGCGACGTCACATCCGGATGACGTAAACGTGATCGGAAGCTAGCTAACTAGCGTCAGCTAACTAGCATTAGCCACAACGCAAGTTTTACAACACGGAGGCGGTTTTACAGCTTTCAAATGGAAGCTTAATGTTTCATCAGTCGTTTTGTGGGTTTATATCTTTGAATacaaaatcaattcatttttccACTTATTAATGTCTTAAATCCAAAGTCACACTGTAacatgaatggaaaaaaacttttattgtTCATGTCTTCAAAAGTGACACAATGACGTgactaaataatataaatgtttgaaGAGGAAACAGATGAACGACACTCAGAGTTTAGAACTAAAAccccaaagaaaaacaagaaatagTTGAGTTTCTGACGTCAtattcaaaaaggaaaacatgtgaTGCATTTATGTGCatctatttcttcttcttcttgctcttctTGCCTCCTTCTCCCTGCTGAGAGCTGGtatctcctcctccactcttcTGAGTCCGGGTCTTTAGTTTAGGGATCATCTCTGCTACGTAGAACATCACCTCTCTACCTGAAGGAGTAAGAACATAGAACATCACCTCTCTACCTGAAGGAGTAAGAACATAGAACATCACCTCTCTACCTGAGGGGTAAGAACATAGAACATCACCTCTCTACCTGAAGGAGTAAGAACATAGAACATCACCTCTCTACCTGAAGGAGTAAGAACATAGAACATCACCTCTCTACCTGAAGGAGTAAGAACATAGAACATCACCTCTCTACCTGAAGGAGTAAGAACATAGAACATCACCTCTCTACCTGAAGAGGCAgcttaaacacacagacaacactgGTCTCCTGATTAGGACAAGATGTCTCAAAGAGGACTTACGGGATGTAAACTTGTCCACACAGAAGCTTCCGTCTTCCTGCTTCACCTGAACTCTGACTCGCCCTCTGAACTGCACGTCTCTGTTCCACTCTCTTGGATGCATTTTGTTCTGAAAAACACACGTTGTATTCAAATACACTTGTAATGTTCTTCACTGAGTGACCCCTGAAGAGCTTCTTCTTACCTCCACGTAGACATTGAGCCCGGCGGCCGTCAGCACGTCTCTGATCTCAGCGCAGGAAGGATTCTCTACTGCCTGCAGATAAACGGAAAAAACAGACCCTTTAGTGACTTTAATTGGAATAAACTTTATAGACTAAAATCCAAAGGAAGCGCAGACCAGCGGCTCGTATGAAAGGTTGACAAATCAAACGTCCACTAGCGACCAGCGGCTTGTTTACAAACAAAGATGGAGGCACCTTCTCTGCTGGGATCCTTCGTCCTTCAGCCAGAGTCTTCTTGCTGTTGATGTAGATCGGATAAACGCAGATGAACCTGGAACACATACAAAGTGTGAAATGATCCAGTTTAGAAGATAAACTCTTGAGtcgctgtgacctttgacctctccagTCCTGACTTCCTCCTACAGGAAGTGTAAAGACCCTCAGAGCTGGAGGGATGTGGTCCACGGTCTGCAGTGTTCTGATTGACTTTTTCCAGAGACCTTTGAACACATCTTTACAATATGGGAAGGTTTTTATAAAATCCTGCGACACAAGTCCTCAACTCATTGATGGATTATTCAGGTGACAGTAGTCTTAATCTTTAGTTGTCTATAAATAGCTGTTCAGATTGAGGTCTGAATTGGGCCTGAACCAGTAAACCTGCTCAGACGGGATTAAAGTCTCGTGGTGGTGTAGATTTGTGTGTCGTCTGCAGACTGAGAGCTTAGTTTCTTTCTGTGTATTTACAGACAAGGAGCAACTATAACATCAGAGAAATATGAAGTTAGATTTAAGATGATTAATCTGTATGATTTTACAAAGGATCAATTCTGAATTGGGTTTTACAGGAAGAGATGATTGATTttgataaaaacatgaaatcagtaTTGGGATTAGTGTGTATATTTCTaaatagattattatttttagcatttttagTTAACAGAAACAATTGAGTGACTGAAGGTAATACGCACGTATTTAACGTCATTCCGTTCTGATACACGTCACGCTAAGTGACCTCCACGGGCCAGACTTCGTGGGAAAACACAGCACTTCCAGCTTTGACACGGTTACACGCGTCTTTAAATCTCCACACATCACAAACTTTAATTTTGAAACGTTTTGGCAGTAATCGGGATTTATTCCGCTAAACAGAGACGTCGGTTTACGACAGTTAAACTAGTTGACGTTTCTCCCACAATCCCCTACTTCTCCTCAACGTCGCATGGTTACGTGAAGCGAAAACGTTCTAAAGTCCAGGGTTTTTGGAGATTTAAATCTAAACCCCAAAGTCAATGAATGCCGAGTTGAAGAGCGGCCCTTTAGCTCCACGATACAGACACGTGGAACGCGAGTCATGTTCGCAGATATAACGTTAAAGTTCTAATGTTTTGAGCAGGTGACTCGTGAGCGCACTGTTAGCATAGCTAGGCTACACGGACAGCCCCTGGAAGCACGCACCTCTCTTTGTCAGCGGGGTTTTGAGTGAGATGAGCCATGGTCGGAGGGTCGAGTCTTTATCGGATAAAACGACCAACGATGCGGGTTGATGCCGTAAAAACACGCCGCCATACGGCTGCTTCTCCCACACGGTAGTATCCGCCCCGCTAGCACGGGGACCGGCTGATAGCAGCAGACGTGTGTACGATTcatcttattcttcttcttcttcggtttGTTGGCGGACTTCAGACAACGTGGGAAGTTGTTACCGCCACCTACGGTGCGGAGGTATAGCCGCGTTCCTTTATGACCTTTTTAATGTAttgtagtatttatttattgtcattAGTTCGTTGATGACACCACTGTAGTGAGAATGATTACAAACACCGAGGGGAAATACGTTAGTTTAACTCGCAACGCGTTATGTAACGTTACCTCTGTCTATAAAGTCTCTGGCTCGGATAACCGCTTCTCATTGGCTTGTCTTTAGGGTTCACCCGCCTACCTTACTTCTACGCCTCCCCTGATTGGACCTGCCTTAAAGCGTCACAATAGCGACATCAGTTATTCGTTGTAGACTTTTGGCGGGGCGGAAGCGACttcttcaaaaataaaacaaaacaaaacgccGCAGAACCGTGAAACGAAAGAAGCGCCGTTCTGAGGATGGACGTCCGAGAGGCTCATGGCGACGTGGAGGCTATTTCCCAGAAACTGGACGAGTGAGTACTGCTAATCCCCTAGCTGACATTAGCATCAGTGCTAACTTTGCTATAGCTTTAGCCACGCTCATGCTAACTAGTTCCATGGGAATGAGTCAGAAACAAGAATCGATCCTGCTGTTACATGGGATTAAAATGGTGTTTGCGCAGATATTAACATCATTGTATTGCTATTAAGTAAAAGTACAAGTACATACATAATGAACTGAAGTGGAAAAGTGAGCTAATATATACgtttagaaagaaaaacaaatatgttgtATAGACTTTCTATTAATTATAAAGCAATTATAATCAAGTAAAAAGGTGCGATCCATTTCTCACATGGGTTCATCTCAATATATTTTCAGAAGATCAATATTCTACGTTAAAtccatgtaaatgtaaaagatcAATCAATCATTATCCACTCATGACCGCGCTGATTGATCTGCAGGCCCTTTGTACTGTTTTAATACGTTTAGTGCCGATAAGCTGATGCTTCTTGTGTACTTTAGTTATTTGTACATCACATGTGTGCGTAACCTTGAGCTTGTCTCTTCAGGTGTTTGTCAGTGGACTCGGACGACAAGATGACCACCTACCACAGGTACATCATTATTCTGTGAAATATTACATTGTCACGGTGTTAAATGTGTTCAGTACTTTAGATCTGTTTGTTCCTTTAATCGCCAAAACACCAAAAGGTGTCAAATTAACAACAAATCAAAGCTCCAATCAACAGTAAATATAAACATGGACAAAATATAACTTTTAGATCGGTTTTATTTCTACTGATACTAAATATTGGTTGATGATCCATATTAACAAAtattaattcaaaataaaaatataacatgTCTGTAGACTGTCAACGAATATTCCAAATTTGTATATATATTCGAATTGTTGTTGAAAACAGATTTACAAATGAatataatgaaaagaaacacgcagcagcactttatttcatgaataaaatCGACTAGAAGCTACGACGGCTTCATGCACTGCTTTGAGTTTTAAGTAAAGCTTTAAGTAAAAGTTCCATGTTTCCCAACGCACAGATTTCAATGTCGTACTCGATCAACTTCAATTATGTTAAGAATATTTGATCGGTTTTAACTGCAACACAACTTCTCTCcactaaaacattttattgttaaCTAACGTGAAAATAACAAACCTTAAccaaaatatgtatattatatataatgtttgactcttttaaaaaaagtttctcTGTACCAACGTGTTTGCTTTTCTAAAGATCACAATCACAGGTATTGGTAATGTATTCATTCTAAACTATAAATAACCAAGTGGTCTTTAATAAGGAGACAAACGGGTTTAGTGCTTTAATGACTTCAGATGAGAGCACCAAACTGCTCCATTAAACAGAGCTTCTCTCGATTGACCCCCGACGTCCGGTTTCTCCCCTTCAGATTGATTCTGGAAGCTAAGGATGCCGGCAGAGGAGGCGACATGAAGGAAGCGCTGAAGCTCTTCAAGCTGGCGTACAACATCCGGCAGAGCGAGAAGCTCAAAGGACGCATAAAGAAAATCGAGGAGCACCTCGCCCACAGCaactcggaggaggaggaggaggacgacgacttCGTGGACGTCAACGGCAGCGGCTTGATGCTCTTCAAGGAGCTGCATGACAAGCTGTACGACTACCAGCGGGACGGAGTGGCCTTCCTCTTCAGCCTCTACCGGGACGGGCGCAAGGGCGGGATCCTGGCGGACGACATGGGCCTGGGGAAGACCATCCAGgtcatctccttcctctcggGCATGTACGACTCGGAGCTGGCCAAGCACACCCTGCTGGTCATGCCCACGTCCCTCATAACCAACTGGACAAAGGAGTTCGCCAAGTGGACTCCAGGCATGCGGGTCAAGGAGTTCCACGGCACCGGCAAAGAGAGGACCTTGAATCTAGAGAGGGTCCAGAAGCGGAGCGGCGTGGTCCTCACCACCTACAACATGGTCATGAACAACTGGCAGCAGCTGTCGTCGCACAACGGCAGAGAGTTTAGGTGGGACTACGTCATCCTGGACGAGGCGCACAAGATCAAGAACACGTCCACCAAGTCGGCCAAGAGCGCCTACGCCATCCCGGCCAGGAACCGGGTCCTTCTCACGGGCACTCCGGTCCAGAACAACCTGAAGGAGATGTGGGCCCTGTTTGACTTTGCGTGCAACGGCACCCTGCTGGGCACGGCCAAAACCTTCAAGACCGAGTACGAGAACCCCATCACCCGGGCCAGGGAGAAGGACGCCACCCCCGGGGAAAAGGCCCTCGGGTGCCGGATGTCCGAGAACCTCATGACCATAATCCGACCGTACTTCCTCCGCAGGACCAAGGCGGAGGTGCAGAAGAACAAAGTGGACAGGGCAAAGCGGGAAGACCCAGATGGGCGAGTCCCGGAGGACTCTGGAGCCGTGATGCCGACGCTGAAGAGGAAGAACGACCTGATCGTCTGGACCTACCTGAGCTCCGTCCAGGAGGACATCTACAGGCAGTTCCTCTCTCTGGAGCACATCAAGGAGCTGCTCATGACCACGAGGTCGCCTCTTGCCGAACTGAACATCATGAAGAAGCTGTGCGACCACCCGAGGCTGTTCTCCCCCGCCGCCATAGCCAAGCTGGGCCTGGGGGAGAGTGAGGCCGAGGGTCAGCAGGGCGGCGACCCGGACCCGGACACGGGGAGCATCGCCAACGTCCCCGACGACACCCTGATCTCGGAGTCCGGGAAGCTGGTGTTCCTCATCGCTCTCCTGGAGCGGCTCCGGGGCGAAGGCCACCGCACGCTGGTCTTCGCCCACTTCAGGAAGGTGCTGGACATCCTCGAGCGCATCTTGGGCAACCGGGGCTTCAAGGTGGTGCGGCTGGACGGAACCATCACGCAGATCGCCCAGCGAGAGCAGCTCATCACCCGCTTCCAGACGGACCGGAGCTACTCCGTGTTCCTCCTCACCACCCAGGTGGGGGGCGTCGGCATCACCCTGACGGCGGCCGACCGGGTTGTGATCTACGACCCCAGCTGGAACCCGGCGACTGACGCGCAGGCGGTGGACCGGGCCTACCGCATCGGCCAGAAGGAGAACGTCGTCATCTATCGGCTGATCACCTGCGGCAcggtggaggagaagatctACAGGCGGCAGGTCTTCAAGGACTCCCTCATCCGGCAGAACACCGGGGACAAGAAGAACCCCTTCCGCTATTTCAGCAAgcaggagctgaaggagctcTTCATCCTGGAGGACACACggtcctcctccacccagctgcagctgcaggcccTGCACGCCCGGCACCGGCACACAGACCCCGAGCTGGACCAGCACATCGCCCACCTGCACGCCATGGAGATATTCGGCATCTCTGACCACGATCTCATGTTCTCCCTCGACGTCAACCACGGCGAGGAGGCGCCGGAGGACCAGGAGGCGCACCACTACATCGAGGGTCGGGTCCAGAAGGCCCAGGAGCTAATGAAGGCCGAGTCGGAGCTGCAGTTGCAGCTGGCGGAGAGCATGGCGTCCGGCACGGAGGCGGCGTGGCTCCGACAGCCGAGGATCAGCGAGCGGGAGCGGCCCCCCAAGGAGAGGAGTCCCTGTCCTTCCCTCCCGGACCGCGGGCTCAGCAGATCCCCCCCTGTTGTCGTGGAGTCGGACCGGTCCGGTTCTGACGACGTCATAGACCTCACGGCGGATGAAAGAACGTCAGAAGATCCGCCCGTTGTTCTGGGAGGAGCCCGAGAAGAGCGATCAGAGCAGAACCTGTCGGTGGACCGGGAGGAGAGGGACGCCTCCCTGGAGGAGGTGATTGAGGAGTCTCTGGTTGAAGAACCGATGGGCCGGTCGCTGGAGGCCATCCCGCCGGTCGATGGAGACGTCGCTCCGCCGCGGAACCAGAGGCTCTCGCTCCTGAAGCTGGAGACGGAGGCGTCGCCTTCTGGGACTGGCTCGGGACTCGAGTCCTTTGAGGGCAACTTCAacttggagctggaggagagcgaCGTGTCAGACGAGGTTCTGGATCCTCGGGACACCGATGAAGAGGAGCTGAAGCTGCTGTCCAAGCTGCAGTCGGAGGGAAGCTTCGACGTTTACAAATCGCTCTCAGAGAGTCGGCACCAAGAAGAACTCGGCCAGAGTCTGGACGAAATGGACCAGTCCGTCGTGGTCGCCAAGAAGAAGAGGGCCGCAGTGATTTATGACAGTGAAGAAGAGAACCCCGAAGACCACGAGGCTCCACTCAACAACTCCTTCCAGGTACTCGGAGCCTCCACCCCCAAATGTGGCCCCGCCGCTCCTCGGTCGAGAAAGAGCGTCGGAGGAAACACCTCAGTGGCCTCCCGCCGGTCCTTCATCATGTCCTTGATCCAGGACGTTGACCTCCGACCCACTGACgtagctgatgatgatgatgatgatgagctttCAGGAACGCGCCATGACGAAGAGGAAATTCTTGGTTCATCTCTTGATGAGCATCGGCGGGAGGACTCAGTGGAAGAGACATCAAATGAGGAGCAGGAGCCTGGACAGGAAGCGAGCAGTatcatggaggaagaggaggagtctggacaggaagtgagcagtatcatggaggaagaggaggagcctggacaggaagtgagcagtatcatggaggaagaggaggagcctggacaggaagtgagcagtatcatggaggaagaggaggagcctgcacaggaagtgaacagtatcatggaggaagaggaggagcctgcacaggaagtgaacagtatcatggaggaagaggaggagcctgcACAGGAAGTGAGCAATGAAAGCATATAAATTAttactgaaatgaaataaataaaaggtcagGGGTTAAGACTGGTTTGCTTACGGCCGTTTGGATCAAACAGCATTTACggtttttaatacatttcaaactCTTTAAAATAAGTTTGGGGTTTGTGAACATTTGTGAATATAACattttgcaaatgttttgaataaattgAGAATATATGCTGGTTGTTTAAGTTATTTAGCAAAATAATCCAAACCTGTTCATAATATATACAAAATCTTTGTAACAAAAACACCCAGACCTTTTCCTTTTAGAATGTCGACTGCCATTAAAAGGAGGATCTGAAAGTTATTGGAGGATGTGTTTTGCAGGTTAAAACCTGACAAAGTGACGTAAGCACATTCCTAAACAGACAGCAGAGCGTAGTGTGCAATAAACGCTGCCTCGTGGTGCTCAGCAATGTCTTGTGTTCACAGGAGCTGAGCTTCTTCTCGCTGGTCTCCAGAGGGAAGCAGAGCCGCAGCGAGGGGAACCTGCACGAGGCCTTGAGCTTCTTCCTGAGGGCCGTGGACCTGAAGCCTGGAGACCCTGAGGTCCAGCTCATGACCATCCAGCTGTACCGGAGGCTGAGCGAGAGGAGCTGAGGCTGCAGTTCttagaaagaaagagggaagagACATTAAACCAGTGGATTAGAATGAATACATAGAGAATATGCTGCTGGTGAGATTATTAATCAATAGTTACTTCAAGAAAAAGGTATATTTTAAGTGATTTAGAACGTTTTGTATTTGGGGAAATAatataaactatttatttagtttataaAAGTTACAGTTCATACAATCTCGTTTTTTGGGATGAACTTGCAACGGTTATTGTTGCAGACGCCTCATTGGCTGCCTGATGGATGCGTTTAAATACAGTGTCGGGACCTGCCGGCGGTGTTCCGGTGACGGCTGAACTGCATTCAAAGTAGCATCAAATTATAATAAAGTTATAGTGTTCGAGGGGGCGCTTGTTTTGCCCCTCTTTACGCCCGACGCAGGCGCAGTTAGAACTTTTCTTTCCAGCTCGTAGTTTTTTTTGACGTCATCAGAAAGCCATAACTGGCTCCACCGGTgagacttcaaaataaaagctcaactCAAATTTTGACGGAACAGAGTAGAGCCGGTTACTGTTTTTACATTAAGTTTGGTATGAACggatgcatttcattttaactTGCGGAAGAAGAGtggttttttctctttctctgtctattttttagttttagtgaAATGGACCAACATTATATAATTAATGATCAGTgctttaaaataaactaaagcACACTgtaattcaaataaatgaatgtgcgGGAATAAAAAGTGTgagaatatttatttatcaccATATAAATAATATTACAGGCTTATAGAggcacaaaatacatttatgtTAGCCTTTAAGCCtggtttatgcttctgcgttttcagagaaacgcaaggacacgcacacagagcctCTTGCGTGTTTGCGTGCGTCGACACATTGTTCTAAACTTGCATCAAAAGCTACGCGAGCTCGCGCAGCCCggaaggctgtgattggtctgctaaccgCATCCTTTACACACgtggtggtctggaggtgaaacGCTTTGCAACACGAGCAAACCTTTAGGAACCATGaagtgaaacgagtccgtcgacatAAGCCGCAGTTCAGCCTAGTCTCATTGTGCGGTTAACGAACGACTCTTACTTTGAAGGCCGTCCCCGGAAGCAGTGGATGTTTCCGCTCGCTTGTTTAAGGTTCTTATCGAGTTTACGAGGAGAGAAATATCTGTTCCGCTCTGTAAGCACGAGATTTACCGGAGCGGGAGGGCGGGTCCGCCAGAGGAGACGTCCTGACTCACAGCCCGTGTCTAAATTCACGGATTTGACCCCTGGGACTATAACGGGAGACATTCTGGATTCGACCGGTAgcgaagctaagctaagctaagctacatTTGATCCACCGCTGGCCGAGGTGACAGGAATGGCTCGGCCGAGAAAGAAAAGCTTTCCGGGTGTTTAGCACGATGCTCTGCGGCGGCAAGAACACGGTACGACCTACACGAGTCCAACCGGTATCATCCCAACAAGCGCGGGGAACAGTGTGAGCCGGTGACATCTacagaggagaagatgaagatgaagatgatgggaGGCAgagtggagctgctggaggtcttcTGTCTGCTGCTGATGAGCGGAAACACACTGTGcacaggtgaggaggaagagtaCTCTATGCTACTactgactctacttctgtgtagtgaccagcagggggcgactcctctgctcccatagacgtctatgaggaaatgactctacttctgtgtagtgaccagcagggggcgactcctctgctcccatagacgtctatgaggaaatgactctacttctgtgtagtgaccagcagggggcgactcctctgctcccatagacgtctatgaggaaatgactacttctgtgtagtgaccagcagggggcgactcctctgctcccatagacgtctatgaggaaatgactctacttctgtgtagtgaccagcagggggcgactcctctgctcccatagacgtctatgaggaaatgactctacttctgtgtagtgaccagcagggggcgactcctctgctcccatagacgtctatgaggaaatgactctacttctgtgtagtgaccagcagggggcgactcctctgctcccatagacgtctatgaggaaatgactctacttctgtgtagtgaccagcagggggcgactcctctgctcccatagacgtctatgaggaaatgactctacttctctcttgatttattccctcagtaaacattgtaaacatgagtttatggtctcagtctctagtttcaagtctttttcaatgcagcatgatgttcatttagtgaatgatggtcttTATCATACAACAAACAAGATGACGTTGTGTTGTCCACATGTTCTTTTCATTGAACCTTCAGCTTTACATCGACACAAGTTacatacactgtgtgtgtgtgtgtgtgtgtgtgtgtgtgtgtgtgtttacgtctTGTTAAGCcgctttgctttcagcagctctgacactgacaggaagtaaacccTGTTTAACCCTGCAGCCTGACggccagtgtgtgtctgtttgtgagcAGAGGATCCACAGACAGGAACACTCTGAATCAACATCAGTGTCACATTtactggaaacacacacacacacacagagacactccCTGTTTCCTGGTGACTcactctgggtttttttttcttctgactgAACAAATCAGCGTTTCCACTTGTCGACAAACTCTcagtcctgtctgtctctgacctggacgttagcgtgttagcatgttagcatgttagcatgtcagCAAAGACTTGTGAAACAAGGACTTTGTCCCACAAACTCTCCATAAACTTGAGTCTGGGGCTGCATTCAAAGAGTCCATTAATGACTTTAAAGACTTCCTAACAtctattccttgacctctggaAAATAAACCGGGGTCAAGAaaagatggttaggagagtTGATGAGGAGTTAGGAGCTAGGAAAAGACAGCATTCTGTTAAGCTAACGGTTGCGTTTCTACATCATGATCGTTATTTCTCCTGGACGGACCAATGATGCGTCACTATTTAAACATTGTGGCACAGAGTTATCTCCTTTAGTGaaggagggttagggttaggtaagCACTGCTCAGTGAGGAAGCATCAAGGCTCCTTTCCTTTAGTAATGAATAGATTTACCAAAACCCAAACAGAGCCacgttgtgttggtgcatctctgatCTCTGGTTGCTCCTCCTGTGtcgctcttttctgtgttttcatgcagcagcagagttacttcttgttttgTCagttgtacccagcatgcagttcagcGGGGTCAttattataaatgtacaattattagtattacaaaatgtgtctaaagttgtggtgttttacc includes:
- the srp19 gene encoding signal recognition particle 19 kDa protein isoform X1 encodes the protein MAHLTQNPADKERFICVYPIYINSKKTLAEGRRIPAEKAVENPSCAEIRDVLTAAGLNVYVENKMHPREWNRDVQFRGRVRVQVKQEDGSFCVDKFTSRREVMFYVLTPSGREVMFYVLTPSGREVMFYVLTPSGREVMFYVLTPSGREVMFYVLTPQVER
- the srp19 gene encoding signal recognition particle 19 kDa protein isoform X2 — translated: MAHLTQNPADKERFICVYPIYINSKKTLAEGRRIPAEKAVENPSCAEIRDVLTAAGLNVYVENKMHPREWNRDVQFRGRVRVQVKQEDGSFCVDKFTSRREVMFYVAEMIPKLKTRTQKSGGGDTSSQQGEGGKKSKKKKK